A single region of the Streptomyces sp. AM 4-1-1 genome encodes:
- a CDS encoding ABC transporter ATP-binding protein → MAGPGGRMMAGGAPTERSMDFKGSGKRLLGRFGSEKTSLYLMLAAGVLSVAFSVIGPKILGRATDLVFAGVIGARMSAGTTKAQAVEAARHSDNGLADLLSKVDFVPGQGMDFGAIRDVLLLALAVYVGAGLLMLVSTRLSIRVINRVVFQLREDLQTKMSRLPLSYFDQQKRGEVLSRATNDIDNISQTMQQTMGQLINSLLTIVGVLVMMFWISPLLALVALVTVPLSLVVATKVGKRSQPQFVRQWKVTGKLNAHIEEMYTGHALVKVFGRQDESAKDFAEQNDALYEAGFKAQFNSGIMQPLMMFVSNLNYVLIAVVGGLRVASGALSIGDVQAFVQYSRQFSMPLTQVASMANLVQSGVASAERVFELLDAEEQGADPSPKAAERPAEALGRVALERVSFRYDPEKPLIEDLSLSVEPGQTVAIVGPTGAGKTTLVNLLMRFYEVSEGRIAVDGVDVSKMSRDDLRAGIGMVLQDTWLFGGTIAENIAYGASREVGQEEIEEAARAAHADRFIRTLPDGYDTVIDDEGSGVSAGEKQLITIARAFLSDPVILVLDEATSSVDTRTEVLIQKAMARLAHGRTSFVIAHRLSTIRDADVILVMENGSIVEQGTHEGLLAAKGAYARLYAAQFAQAVAEVD, encoded by the coding sequence ATGGCCGGGCCTGGCGGGCGCATGATGGCGGGCGGAGCTCCCACCGAGCGGTCCATGGACTTCAAGGGCTCCGGCAAACGGCTGCTGGGGAGGTTCGGCAGCGAGAAGACCTCGCTGTACCTGATGCTCGCGGCGGGTGTGCTGAGTGTCGCGTTCTCGGTGATCGGGCCGAAGATCCTCGGCCGGGCCACCGACCTGGTGTTCGCCGGGGTCATCGGTGCCCGGATGTCGGCCGGGACGACCAAGGCGCAGGCGGTCGAGGCCGCCCGGCACAGCGACAACGGTCTGGCGGACCTGCTGTCCAAGGTGGACTTCGTCCCCGGGCAGGGCATGGACTTCGGCGCGATCCGTGACGTACTGCTGCTGGCGCTGGCGGTCTACGTGGGCGCGGGGCTGCTGATGCTGGTGTCGACGCGGCTGTCGATCCGGGTCATCAACCGGGTCGTCTTCCAGTTGCGCGAGGACCTTCAGACGAAGATGTCGCGGCTGCCGCTGTCGTACTTCGACCAGCAGAAGCGCGGGGAGGTGCTGAGTCGGGCGACGAACGACATCGACAACATCTCGCAGACGATGCAGCAGACGATGGGCCAGCTCATCAACTCGCTGCTGACCATCGTCGGTGTGCTGGTGATGATGTTCTGGATCTCGCCGCTGCTGGCGCTGGTGGCGCTGGTGACGGTGCCGCTGTCGCTGGTGGTGGCGACGAAGGTCGGCAAGCGGTCGCAGCCGCAGTTCGTGCGGCAGTGGAAGGTGACGGGCAAGCTCAACGCCCATATCGAGGAGATGTACACCGGGCACGCGCTGGTGAAGGTCTTCGGGCGGCAGGACGAGTCCGCGAAGGACTTCGCTGAGCAGAACGACGCGCTGTACGAGGCCGGCTTCAAGGCGCAGTTCAACAGCGGGATCATGCAGCCGCTGATGATGTTCGTCTCGAATCTGAACTACGTGCTGATCGCGGTCGTCGGTGGGCTGCGGGTGGCCTCCGGGGCGCTGTCGATCGGTGATGTGCAGGCGTTCGTCCAGTACTCGCGGCAGTTCTCGATGCCGCTCACCCAGGTCGCCTCGATGGCGAACCTGGTCCAGTCGGGTGTGGCGTCGGCCGAGCGGGTCTTCGAACTGCTCGACGCGGAGGAGCAGGGCGCCGATCCGTCGCCGAAGGCGGCCGAGCGGCCGGCCGAGGCGCTCGGCCGGGTCGCGCTGGAGCGGGTGTCGTTCCGTTACGACCCGGAGAAGCCGCTCATCGAGGATCTGTCGCTGAGCGTGGAGCCCGGTCAGACGGTCGCGATCGTCGGGCCGACCGGTGCGGGCAAGACCACGCTGGTCAATCTGCTGATGCGGTTCTACGAGGTGTCGGAGGGCCGGATCGCGGTCGACGGCGTCGACGTGTCGAAGATGTCGCGCGACGACCTGCGGGCCGGGATCGGCATGGTCCTCCAGGACACCTGGCTGTTCGGGGGGACGATCGCGGAGAACATCGCGTACGGCGCCTCGCGCGAAGTCGGCCAGGAGGAGATCGAGGAGGCGGCGAGGGCGGCCCACGCCGACCGCTTCATCCGTACCCTGCCGGACGGTTACGACACGGTGATCGACGACGAGGGGTCCGGGGTCAGCGCGGGCGAGAAGCAGCTGATCACCATCGCTCGGGCGTTCCTGTCCGATCCGGTGATCCTGGTGCTCGACGAGGCGACCAGCTCGGTGGACACCCGTACCGAGGTGCTGATCCAGAAGGCGATGGCCCGGCTGGCGCACGGCCGTACGAGCTTCGTGATCGCGCACCGGCTCTCCACCATCCGGGACGCCGACGTGATCCTGGTCATGGAGAACGGCTCGATCGTCGAACAGGGCACGCATGAGGGGCTGTTGGCCGCCAAGGGAGCGTACGCGCGGCTGTACGCGGCGCAGTTCGCGCAGGCGGTCGCCGAAGTGGACTGA
- a CDS encoding RNA polymerase sigma factor codes for MQTRTVTKTEHVSAIPTQKRPAHHPEAVDPPPPGPSPVPAPGSTVLEESAHPPGPSERRGRPDTGPPSSDLFRQYLREIGRIPLLTAAEEVELARRVEAGLFAEEKLARTSDPDSRLAVDLDRLVVMGRVAKRRLIEANLRLVVSVAKRYVGRGLTMLDLVQEGNLGLIRAVEKFDYARGYKFSTYATWWIRQAMSRALADQARTIRVPVHVVELINRVVRAQRGMLQEHGRRPSNEEVAAQLDLSPERVGEVLRLAQEPVSLHAPVGEEDDVSFGDLIEDGDATSPVESAAFLLLREHLDVVLSTLGERERKVIQLRYGLADGRPRTLEEIGRIFGVTRERIRQIECKTLNKLRDHAFADQLRGYLD; via the coding sequence GTGCAGACCCGGACCGTGACCAAGACCGAGCACGTCTCGGCGATCCCCACACAGAAGCGGCCCGCGCACCATCCGGAAGCCGTGGACCCGCCGCCACCCGGCCCGTCACCCGTCCCCGCGCCCGGGTCCACGGTGCTGGAGGAGTCGGCGCACCCGCCGGGACCGTCCGAGCGGCGCGGCCGTCCGGACACCGGCCCCCCGTCCTCCGACCTGTTCCGCCAGTACCTGCGGGAGATCGGCCGCATCCCGCTGCTCACGGCCGCCGAGGAGGTGGAGCTGGCCCGCCGCGTCGAAGCCGGTCTGTTCGCCGAGGAGAAGCTGGCCCGGACCTCCGATCCCGACTCCCGGCTCGCCGTCGATCTGGACCGGCTGGTCGTGATGGGCCGGGTGGCCAAGCGCCGGCTCATCGAGGCCAACCTCCGGCTCGTCGTCTCCGTCGCCAAACGCTATGTCGGCCGGGGACTGACGATGCTCGACCTCGTCCAGGAGGGAAACCTCGGACTGATCAGGGCGGTCGAGAAGTTCGACTACGCCCGGGGCTACAAGTTCTCGACGTACGCGACCTGGTGGATCAGACAGGCCATGTCCCGCGCCCTCGCCGACCAGGCCCGCACGATCCGGGTCCCGGTCCACGTCGTCGAGCTGATCAACCGCGTGGTGCGCGCCCAGCGAGGAATGCTCCAGGAGCACGGCCGCCGGCCCAGCAACGAGGAGGTGGCTGCCCAGCTCGACCTGTCCCCGGAGCGCGTCGGCGAAGTCCTCCGCCTCGCTCAGGAACCCGTCTCCCTGCACGCCCCGGTCGGCGAGGAGGACGACGTCTCCTTCGGCGACCTCATCGAGGACGGCGACGCCACGTCCCCGGTCGAGTCCGCCGCGTTCCTGCTGCTGCGCGAGCACCTGGACGTGGTGCTCTCGACACTGGGCGAACGCGAACGCAAGGTGATCCAACTGCGCTACGGGCTGGCCGACGGGCGGCCCCGCACCCTTGAGGAGATCGGCCGGATCTTCGGCGTGACCCGTGAACGCATCCGCCAGATCGAGTGCAAGACCCTCAACAAGCTGCGCGACCACGCCTTCGCCGACCAGCTCCGCGGCTACCTCGACTGA
- the dnaG gene encoding DNA primase, with amino-acid sequence MAGRINDDDVKAVRDAVPIDAVVSEYLQLRNAGGGNLKGLCPFHDEKSPSFQISPGKGLFHCFGCQEGGDTIAFVMKIDHLSFSETVERLAAKAGITLRYEEGGYNPSHQRGERIRLVEAHKAAAQFYVEQLDGVEAEIGRKFLAERGFDQAAAAHFGIGYSPAGWDHLTRYLRGKGFTDKELITSGLSQDGRRGPIDRFRGRLMWPISDTSGEIVGFGARKLRDDDNGPKYLNTPDTAIYKKSQVLYGIDLAKKDIAKASRAVVVEGYTDVMACHLAGITTAIATCGTAFGNDHIKILRRLLMDNGSARVIFTFDGDSAGQKAALRAFEDDQKFAAETYIAIAPDNMDPCDLRLAKGDEAVRDLVEPRTPLFEFALRQIVGRYDLETPAGRGAALDEAAPVVARIKNPSSQHEVAVQLAGMLGILDTQFVVKRVAQLARWARDRGERGPGGQTGRPARTPARGGSSHPAVQSGPALSGPALNLRSPAHRTERELLKLALQRPALVSPAFDAYGTDEFTAQPYAAVRRCIEEAGGAEQGVPEPRDYLAKVLDAAPDDTVRNLVTELAVEVFHGKTIDETYAGMQLVQVRLRAVDRRIHDVQGSLARLGSKVAPDQMAAAQNEVWVLQQYAQSLRNNGTAAL; translated from the coding sequence GTGGCAGGCAGGATCAATGACGACGACGTGAAGGCGGTCCGGGACGCGGTCCCGATCGACGCCGTCGTTTCCGAGTATCTACAGCTGCGCAACGCGGGCGGTGGCAACCTCAAGGGACTCTGCCCGTTCCACGACGAGAAGTCCCCCTCCTTCCAGATCAGCCCCGGCAAGGGCCTCTTCCACTGCTTCGGCTGCCAGGAGGGCGGCGACACGATCGCCTTCGTGATGAAGATCGACCACCTCTCGTTCTCCGAGACGGTCGAACGCCTCGCCGCCAAGGCGGGCATCACCCTGCGGTACGAGGAGGGCGGGTACAACCCCTCCCACCAGCGCGGCGAGCGCATCCGGCTGGTCGAGGCGCACAAGGCCGCCGCCCAGTTCTACGTGGAGCAGCTGGACGGGGTGGAGGCCGAGATCGGCCGGAAGTTCCTCGCCGAGCGGGGCTTCGACCAGGCGGCCGCGGCCCACTTCGGCATCGGTTACAGCCCGGCGGGCTGGGACCACCTCACCCGTTATCTCCGCGGCAAGGGCTTCACCGACAAGGAGCTGATCACCTCCGGTCTCTCCCAGGACGGCCGCCGCGGCCCCATCGACCGCTTCCGCGGCCGGCTGATGTGGCCGATCAGCGACACCTCCGGAGAGATCGTCGGCTTCGGCGCCCGCAAGCTCCGCGACGACGACAACGGCCCGAAGTACCTCAACACCCCGGACACCGCGATCTACAAGAAGTCGCAGGTGCTGTACGGGATCGACCTCGCCAAGAAGGACATCGCGAAGGCCAGCCGGGCCGTCGTCGTCGAGGGCTACACCGACGTCATGGCCTGCCATCTCGCCGGGATCACCACCGCCATCGCGACCTGCGGCACCGCCTTCGGCAACGACCACATCAAGATCCTCCGCCGGCTCCTGATGGACAACGGCAGCGCCCGGGTCATCTTCACCTTCGACGGCGACTCGGCCGGCCAGAAGGCCGCCCTGCGCGCCTTCGAGGACGACCAGAAGTTCGCGGCCGAGACGTACATCGCCATCGCACCCGACAACATGGACCCGTGCGACCTGCGGCTCGCCAAGGGTGACGAGGCCGTCCGCGACCTCGTCGAACCCCGCACCCCGCTCTTCGAGTTCGCGCTCCGCCAGATCGTCGGGCGCTACGACCTGGAGACCCCGGCCGGCCGGGGCGCCGCGCTCGACGAGGCCGCGCCCGTCGTCGCCAGGATCAAGAACCCCTCCTCGCAGCACGAGGTCGCCGTCCAGCTGGCCGGGATGCTCGGCATCCTCGACACCCAGTTCGTGGTCAAGCGGGTCGCCCAGCTCGCCCGCTGGGCCCGCGACCGGGGCGAACGCGGGCCGGGCGGGCAGACCGGCCGACCCGCCCGGACCCCGGCCCGGGGCGGCTCCTCCCACCCGGCCGTCCAGTCGGGCCCCGCGCTCTCCGGCCCGGCGCTCAACCTCCGCAGCCCCGCCCACCGCACCGAGCGCGAACTCCTCAAGCTCGCCCTCCAGCGGCCCGCGCTGGTCTCCCCGGCGTTCGACGCGTACGGCACGGACGAGTTCACGGCCCAGCCCTACGCGGCGGTCCGCCGGTGCATCGAGGAGGCGGGCGGCGCGGAGCAGGGCGTGCCCGAGCCCCGGGACTACCTGGCCAAGGTCCTCGACGCCGCGCCCGACGACACCGTGCGCAACCTCGTCACCGAGCTGGCCGTCGAGGTCTTCCACGGCAAGACGATCGACGAGACGTACGCGGGCATGCAGCTCGTCCAGGTCCGGCTGCGGGCCGTCGACCGCCGCATCCACGACGTCCAGGGCAGCCTCGCCCGTCTCGGCAGCAAGGTCGCGCCCGACCAGATGGCGGCGGCGCAGAACGAGGTCTGGGTGCTCCAGCAGTACGCGCAGTCGCTCCGCAACAACGGCACCGCCGCGCTCTGA